The Kineococcus mangrovi genome includes a window with the following:
- a CDS encoding LysR family transcriptional regulator, with product MEEREMRYFVAVAEEGNIGRAAQRLGIAQPPLSRALQLMERRLGADLLVRTPRGVELTTPGEVFLRESRAALDAVDAAERRTRRAVERPGAVVLAVKAGVATELLGRLLDAHAATAGASPVDLLLTEFGDSEPALRDGRADVALLHLPLDGAAGLDHVVVGSEDLVALLPARHPLTAREAVTLAEVAALPDLPPPRWRSPDGTVPHGPGPLVRDQVQLAQLVALGRTAAIVPRSCARSAPTLVDGVGRGVGVVTVMDAAPLTVVLAWPGHGTAAGVRRLVDTAVTVSGVDA from the coding sequence GTGGAGGAACGGGAGATGCGTTACTTCGTCGCCGTGGCCGAGGAGGGCAACATCGGTCGTGCGGCGCAGCGCCTCGGGATCGCCCAACCGCCGTTGTCCCGCGCGCTGCAGCTCATGGAACGCCGCCTCGGGGCCGACCTGCTGGTGCGGACCCCGCGGGGGGTCGAGCTCACGACGCCCGGGGAGGTGTTCCTGCGCGAGTCGCGCGCGGCCCTCGACGCGGTCGACGCCGCGGAACGCCGCACCCGCCGTGCCGTCGAACGCCCGGGTGCGGTCGTCCTGGCGGTCAAGGCCGGGGTGGCGACGGAGCTGCTCGGCAGGCTGCTCGACGCGCACGCGGCCACGGCGGGGGCGTCCCCGGTCGACCTGCTGCTGACGGAGTTCGGCGATTCCGAACCGGCGTTGCGGGACGGGCGGGCCGACGTCGCCCTGCTGCACCTGCCGCTCGACGGGGCGGCCGGCCTGGACCACGTCGTCGTCGGTTCCGAGGATCTCGTGGCCTTGCTGCCGGCCCGGCACCCGCTCACCGCGCGGGAGGCGGTGACCCTGGCGGAGGTCGCCGCCCTGCCGGACCTGCCCCCGCCCCGCTGGCGGAGCCCGGACGGCACCGTCCCGCACGGGCCGGGACCCCTCGTGCGGGACCAGGTCCAACTGGCGCAGCTCGTCGCCCTGGGGCGGACGGCCGCCATCGTCCCGCGGTCCTGCGCGCGGTCCGCCCCGACGCTCGTCGACGGTGTCGGCCGCGGTGTCGGCGTCGTCACCGTGATGGACGCCGCTCCGCTCACGGTCGTCCTCGCCTGGCCCGGTCACGGGACGGCTGCGGGCGTCCGCCGGCTGGTGGACACGGCCGTCACCGTGTCGGGCGTCGACGCCTAG
- a CDS encoding NCS1 family nucleobase:cation symporter-1, translating to MTEVARTGTDLSAVSHAAGEGLIKDGYHTRLTNSDLAPLKNQNWKPYNFFAFWMSDVHSLGGYVTAGSLFALGLAAWQVLVALLVGIVIVFVLCNLVARPSQETGVPYPVVSRVAFGVVGANVPAVIRGLIAVAWYGIQTFLASNALVLLALKIEPGWATYAQVTEHGFLGLSALGWAAFGTMWVLQALVFWRGMDAIRKFIDFCGPAVYVVMFALAAYLVNEAGGFSSVSLNLGSVDHTGLGALGVMVSAVALVVSYFSGPMLNYGDFARYGRSMAAVRKGNFLGLPVNFLVFAVLCVVTASATVPVYGELITDPVETVYRLDSITVAVLGCLTFTVATIGINIVANFVSPAFDFSHVAPQRISWRTGGMIAAVGSVLITPWNLYNSPETIHYTLDTLGAFIGPLYGVLIADHYIVKKQQVRVDDLFTMDPSGAYHYVKGWNPVAVGVTAVAALVAICVVFFTNATAASFSWFIGAGLAFGLYIALKNSIPTQAPTASRVR from the coding sequence ATGACCGAAGTCGCCCGCACCGGGACGGACCTCAGCGCCGTCTCGCACGCCGCGGGGGAGGGGCTCATCAAGGACGGGTACCACACCCGTCTGACGAACTCCGACCTCGCGCCGCTGAAGAACCAGAACTGGAAGCCCTACAACTTCTTCGCGTTCTGGATGTCCGACGTGCACAGCCTCGGCGGCTACGTCACCGCGGGCAGCCTGTTCGCCCTGGGCCTGGCCGCCTGGCAGGTGCTGGTCGCGCTCCTGGTCGGCATCGTCATCGTCTTCGTCCTGTGCAACCTCGTCGCCCGGCCCAGCCAGGAGACGGGGGTCCCCTACCCGGTCGTGTCCCGGGTGGCCTTCGGGGTCGTGGGGGCCAACGTCCCCGCTGTCATCCGCGGGCTCATCGCCGTCGCCTGGTACGGCATCCAGACGTTCCTCGCCTCGAACGCGCTCGTCCTGCTCGCCCTGAAGATCGAACCCGGCTGGGCGACGTACGCCCAGGTGACCGAGCACGGGTTCCTCGGCCTGTCCGCGCTGGGCTGGGCCGCCTTCGGGACGATGTGGGTCCTGCAGGCCCTGGTGTTCTGGCGCGGGATGGACGCCATCCGCAAGTTCATCGACTTCTGCGGTCCCGCCGTCTACGTCGTGATGTTCGCCCTCGCCGCCTACCTGGTCAACGAGGCCGGCGGGTTCTCCAGCGTCTCGCTGAACCTGGGGTCGGTCGACCACACGGGGCTGGGCGCCCTCGGCGTGATGGTCTCGGCCGTCGCGCTCGTCGTGTCGTACTTCTCCGGGCCGATGCTGAACTACGGCGACTTCGCCCGCTACGGCCGCTCGATGGCCGCGGTCCGCAAGGGGAACTTCCTCGGCCTGCCGGTGAACTTCCTCGTCTTCGCGGTCCTGTGCGTCGTCACGGCCTCGGCCACCGTCCCGGTCTACGGCGAACTCATCACCGACCCGGTGGAGACGGTCTACCGCCTCGACAGCATCACCGTCGCCGTCCTGGGCTGCCTCACCTTCACGGTGGCCACCATCGGCATCAACATCGTCGCGAACTTCGTCTCCCCCGCCTTCGACTTCTCGCACGTCGCGCCGCAGCGGATCAGCTGGCGCACCGGCGGGATGATCGCGGCCGTCGGGTCGGTGCTCATCACGCCGTGGAACCTCTACAACTCCCCGGAGACGATCCACTACACGCTCGACACCCTGGGCGCCTTCATCGGCCCCCTCTACGGCGTGCTCATCGCCGACCACTACATCGTGAAGAAGCAGCAGGTCCGGGTGGACGACCTGTTCACGATGGACCCGTCCGGGGCCTACCACTACGTCAAGGGCTGGAACCCGGTCGCGGTCGGGGTGACGGCGGTCGCGGCGCTCGTCGCGATCTGCGTGGTGTTCTTCACCAACGCCACCGCCGCGAGCTTCAGCTGGTTCATCGGGGCCGGACTGGCGTTCGGGTTGTACATCGCCCTGAAGAACTCCATCCCCACGCAGGCTCCGACGGCCTCCCGGGTCCGATGA
- a CDS encoding aminotransferase class IV, whose translation MLTSPALFLAEIRPGGATTFAQVDPSAPHVRVDDLGVTRGDGIFESVAVVDGNPQSLRHHLDRFARSAALLDLPAPDTAVWARAVADAAAAHPPAPELLAKLVLTRGVEGGDAPTGWVHVFPAHDYGSQRTAGIDVLVLERAYPSDVVTRAPWLLQGAKTLSYALNTASLRYARAHGADDVVFVSAGGDVLEGPNSTVLARFADRWVTPPPELGILDGTTVGRAFAWAADRGDGTEVARLRVDDLRVADAVWLLSSGRQSAPVRSLDGVPRPTDAALQAELLHHLLTVHD comes from the coding sequence GTGCTGACCAGCCCCGCCCTGTTCCTCGCCGAGATCCGCCCCGGCGGCGCCACGACGTTCGCCCAGGTCGACCCGTCGGCCCCGCACGTGCGGGTCGACGACCTCGGGGTGACGCGCGGGGACGGGATCTTCGAGTCGGTGGCCGTCGTCGACGGGAACCCGCAGAGCCTGCGGCACCACCTGGACCGGTTCGCCCGCTCCGCCGCGCTGCTGGACCTGCCGGCACCGGACACCGCCGTCTGGGCGCGGGCCGTCGCGGACGCCGCCGCGGCGCACCCGCCGGCCCCGGAACTGCTGGCCAAGCTCGTCCTGACCCGCGGCGTGGAGGGCGGGGACGCACCGACCGGGTGGGTGCACGTGTTCCCGGCCCACGACTACGGCTCCCAGCGGACGGCCGGGATCGACGTGCTGGTGCTGGAACGCGCCTACCCCAGCGACGTCGTGACGCGGGCGCCGTGGCTGCTGCAGGGGGCCAAGACGTTGTCGTACGCCCTGAACACCGCCTCGCTGCGGTACGCCCGGGCGCACGGCGCGGACGACGTGGTGTTCGTCTCCGCCGGCGGTGACGTCCTGGAGGGCCCGAACTCGACCGTCCTCGCCCGGTTCGCCGACCGGTGGGTCACCCCGCCCCCCGAGCTCGGGATCCTCGACGGCACCACGGTCGGGCGGGCGTTCGCCTGGGCCGCGGACCGGGGCGACGGGACGGAGGTCGCGCGCCTGCGCGTGGACGACCTCCGCGTCGCCGACGCGGTGTGGCTGCTGTCCAGCGGCCGGCAGTCCGCTCCCGTCCGCAGCCTCGACGGTGTGCCGCGACCGACCGACGCCGCCCTGCAGGCCGAGCTGCTGCACCACCTGCTCACCGTCCACGACTGA
- a CDS encoding SDR family NAD(P)-dependent oxidoreductase, with the protein MTRGTALVTGANKGIGRETAAALGRAGFRVGVGSRDPGLGAEAVDQLRGEGIDAFLVPLDVSDDASVTAAAAGWTGGLDVLVNNAGTSAGALERPSATSVERVRTVFETNVIGVLRATNAFLPLLLRSAAPRVVNVTSSMGSLTLQHDELPGSGPVDGAYGPSKTALNALTLQYARELARTPVLVNAVCPGYTATEFTGFSGARTPAQAAAVVVRLATVGHDGPRGGFFDESGALPW; encoded by the coding sequence ATGACACGTGGGACGGCGCTCGTGACGGGCGCGAACAAGGGCATCGGTCGCGAGACGGCTGCGGCGCTCGGCCGGGCAGGTTTCCGGGTGGGGGTGGGTTCGCGCGACCCCGGCCTCGGCGCCGAGGCCGTCGACCAGCTGCGGGGCGAGGGGATCGACGCGTTCCTCGTCCCGCTCGACGTGTCGGACGACGCGAGCGTCACTGCTGCAGCGGCGGGCTGGACGGGTGGGCTGGACGTCCTGGTGAACAACGCCGGGACCTCCGCGGGAGCGTTGGAACGGCCGAGCGCGACGTCCGTGGAACGGGTGCGGACGGTCTTCGAGACCAACGTCATCGGCGTGCTGCGGGCGACGAACGCGTTCCTCCCCCTGCTGCTGCGGTCCGCGGCCCCCCGCGTCGTCAACGTCACCTCGAGCATGGGTTCACTGACCCTGCAGCACGACGAGCTGCCGGGCTCGGGGCCGGTGGACGGGGCCTACGGGCCCTCGAAGACCGCCCTCAACGCCCTGACGCTGCAGTACGCCCGCGAGCTGGCCAGGACCCCGGTCCTCGTCAACGCGGTGTGCCCCGGGTACACGGCCACCGAGTTCACCGGGTTCTCCGGGGCCCGCACCCCCGCACAGGCCGCGGCGGTGGTCGTGCGCCTGGCGACCGTCGGCCACGACGGCCCCCGCGGCGGGTTCTTCGACGAGTCCGGCGCCCTGCCCTGGTGA
- a CDS encoding MFS transporter yields MADTAVPSDSSTGTYRLTPRTLVAAAGGIFVAQVALAMPAVLNGLFQQDLGTSASQLTWISDAYFVPVALFTLAFGVLGDLHGRRRLLLAGAAVLAVGEVVGMLTPTTGDQGLRVGWLLTGQVLCGLGAAAIMPTSLAMVAAGTHTARERSRAIGVWAAALATGSFVSPVVGGFLAQFTFRGSATGSWRWAFLAAAVLAVVSLVLTALLAEESSSPEGRSMDWPGQAAISVALFCLLFGTIQGSSIGWGSPLVVGPYVVSVAAFAAFVRIERRSPSPLVRLDLFAGRSFSLTAVATVVGMFGYLGCAYTSSIRLSAIQGFSPLTTSVVFVLLNGSTLVLARPVSQLMERWGARWTMVTGFGLMAVGCFWAAAVPASTMSVALIAVPVAVVGLGFALALNAVSAAAVDAAPPHLAGMAGGTASLLRDFGFTLGPAVIGSIALSRAADTIATRLASDDSLRRALDTFAAAPAGASGEQRAALEEAVGAVESGPLGANAVPGSIVVDGNTVPFNPLKDVAFAALDQAYSFGYVVCGVATLVAAVIAVLAVSTRTEPAEPLQPAR; encoded by the coding sequence ATGGCAGACACCGCGGTCCCCTCCGACAGCAGCACCGGCACCTACCGCCTCACCCCCCGCACCCTCGTCGCCGCCGCCGGCGGCATCTTCGTCGCCCAGGTGGCGCTGGCGATGCCCGCCGTGCTCAACGGCCTGTTCCAGCAGGACCTCGGCACGAGCGCGTCCCAGCTGACCTGGATCTCCGACGCGTACTTCGTGCCCGTCGCGCTGTTCACGCTCGCCTTCGGCGTGCTGGGCGACCTGCACGGCCGCCGCCGGCTGCTGCTGGCCGGCGCCGCGGTGCTCGCCGTCGGCGAGGTCGTCGGCATGCTCACCCCGACCACCGGCGACCAGGGCCTGCGCGTGGGCTGGCTGCTCACCGGCCAGGTGCTCTGCGGTCTCGGCGCCGCGGCGATCATGCCGACGTCGCTGGCCATGGTGGCCGCCGGCACCCACACCGCCCGGGAACGCAGCCGTGCGATCGGGGTGTGGGCCGCGGCCCTGGCGACGGGCAGTTTCGTCTCCCCCGTCGTCGGCGGGTTCCTCGCGCAGTTCACCTTCCGGGGTTCGGCGACCGGCAGCTGGCGGTGGGCGTTCCTGGCCGCGGCCGTCCTCGCCGTCGTGAGCCTCGTCCTGACCGCGCTGCTCGCGGAGGAGTCGAGCTCGCCCGAGGGGCGGTCGATGGACTGGCCGGGGCAGGCCGCGATCTCCGTCGCCCTGTTCTGCCTGCTGTTCGGGACCATCCAGGGTTCCTCGATCGGCTGGGGCAGCCCCCTCGTGGTCGGCCCCTACGTCGTGTCCGTCGCCGCGTTCGCGGCCTTCGTCCGCATCGAGCGCCGGTCGCCGTCGCCGCTGGTGCGGCTCGACCTGTTCGCCGGGCGGAGCTTCTCGCTGACCGCGGTGGCGACCGTCGTCGGCATGTTCGGGTACCTGGGCTGCGCCTACACCTCGAGCATCCGGCTCTCGGCCATCCAGGGCTTCTCACCCCTGACGACGTCCGTCGTCTTCGTGCTGCTCAACGGTTCGACCCTCGTCCTCGCCCGTCCGGTCTCCCAGCTCATGGAACGCTGGGGGGCGCGCTGGACCATGGTGACCGGGTTCGGGCTCATGGCCGTCGGCTGCTTCTGGGCGGCCGCGGTCCCGGCGTCGACGATGTCCGTCGCGCTCATCGCCGTACCGGTGGCGGTCGTGGGCCTCGGGTTCGCCCTCGCCCTCAACGCCGTCTCCGCCGCCGCCGTCGACGCCGCCCCGCCGCACCTGGCCGGGATGGCCGGTGGCACCGCCAGCCTGCTGCGCGACTTCGGGTTCACCCTCGGCCCGGCGGTCATCGGGTCCATCGCCCTGTCCCGCGCCGCGGACACCATCGCCACCCGGCTCGCCTCGGACGACTCGCTGCGCCGGGCCCTGGACACCTTCGCCGCCGCGCCCGCCGGCGCCTCGGGCGAGCAGCGCGCCGCCCTCGAGGAAGCCGTCGGCGCCGTCGAGTCCGGGCCGCTGGGCGCGAACGCCGTCCCGGGCTCGATCGTGGTCGACGGGAACACCGTCCCGTTCAACCCGCTCAAGGACGTGGCCTTCGCGGCCCTCGACCAGGCCTACTCGTTCGGCTACGTCGTGTGCGGGGTCGCGACCCTCGTCGCCGCGGTGATCGCCGTCCTCGCCGTCAGCACCCGCACCGAACCCGCCGAGCCGCTCCAGCCCGCCCGGTGA
- a CDS encoding MBL fold metallo-hydrolase codes for MRITHYGHSCLLVETGAARVLLDPGTFSHGFEELEGLDAVVVTHSHPDHVDVERLPALLEANDGAVLRAEPATATSLTESGIEVAPLHAGESVEVAGVRITGAGGRHAVIHADVPRIGNVGVLLATEGEPTLFHPGDSYEAVPAGVDVLAVPLSAPWAALKETVDFVRAVGASAGLVIHDGLLAAPGRAVYGNQVRALGGLDVRESEGTTPLEF; via the coding sequence ATGCGGATCACGCACTACGGCCACTCGTGCCTGCTCGTGGAGACCGGCGCCGCCCGGGTGCTGCTCGACCCGGGCACGTTCAGCCACGGCTTCGAGGAGCTCGAGGGTCTCGACGCCGTCGTCGTCACCCACTCCCACCCCGACCACGTCGACGTCGAACGGCTGCCGGCGCTGCTGGAGGCCAACGACGGGGCCGTGCTGCGCGCCGAACCGGCCACCGCCACCTCCCTCACGGAGTCCGGCATCGAGGTGGCCCCCCTGCACGCGGGCGAGTCGGTCGAGGTGGCGGGAGTGCGCATCACCGGTGCCGGCGGACGGCACGCCGTCATCCACGCCGACGTCCCGCGCATCGGCAACGTCGGCGTCCTCCTCGCGACCGAGGGCGAGCCGACGCTGTTCCACCCGGGCGACTCCTACGAGGCCGTGCCCGCGGGCGTCGACGTCCTGGCCGTGCCGCTCAGCGCACCGTGGGCGGCTCTGAAGGAGACGGTCGACTTCGTCCGCGCCGTCGGGGCCTCGGCGGGTCTCGTCATCCACGACGGGCTGCTGGCCGCCCCCGGCCGGGCGGTCTACGGCAACCAGGTGCGGGCCCTCGGCGGGCTCGACGTGCGCGAGAGCGAGGGGACGACCCCGCTGGAGTTCTAG